From a single Natronorubrum tibetense GA33 genomic region:
- a CDS encoding phosphatase PAP2 family protein — MSRGIGEFDLVQESIPEWLAVVIALLTQLGDVWFLVLVLTVLYWFDTTDRDDIAAVAGVTLAGMGLYKGLKEVFGLPRPEAPLLDPTLLPRLVQPLYEATATAGGYGFPSGHAVNTTIVYFGLASVLSVSSRRLRYGVAASLVSLVCFTRVALGVHYVVDVVVGVAVGLALLFVARALLRREFADRATITFALGIGFSTFYLVMSDRSPIAVFLLAGSLGAFGGWQLVMLGRRLAVAPSRSHSVRPILLRGSATLIGAIPLVAALGGGSFVSLSTAAGVVGLATALALVVPVARHSDRARELYGRVRYPRRSD, encoded by the coding sequence ATGTCCCGTGGCATCGGCGAGTTCGATCTCGTACAGGAGTCGATCCCCGAGTGGCTGGCCGTCGTTATCGCTCTGCTCACCCAGTTAGGTGACGTCTGGTTTCTGGTGCTCGTCCTGACCGTGCTGTACTGGTTCGACACGACGGACCGGGACGACATCGCCGCCGTTGCGGGCGTCACGCTGGCCGGAATGGGACTGTACAAGGGACTGAAGGAGGTGTTCGGTCTCCCGCGTCCCGAGGCGCCGTTGCTCGATCCGACCCTGTTGCCGCGGCTCGTCCAGCCGCTGTACGAGGCGACGGCGACTGCCGGCGGCTACGGCTTCCCGAGCGGCCACGCGGTCAACACGACGATCGTCTATTTCGGGCTGGCGAGCGTTCTCTCGGTCAGCTCGAGACGACTCCGGTACGGCGTCGCCGCGTCGCTCGTCTCGCTGGTCTGTTTCACGCGCGTCGCACTCGGCGTGCACTACGTCGTCGATGTCGTCGTCGGGGTTGCGGTCGGACTGGCGCTCCTGTTCGTCGCTCGAGCGCTCCTCCGGCGGGAGTTCGCCGACCGCGCGACGATCACGTTCGCGCTCGGCATCGGATTCAGCACGTTCTACCTCGTGATGAGCGATCGATCCCCGATCGCGGTGTTCCTGCTCGCCGGATCGCTGGGGGCCTTCGGCGGCTGGCAACTGGTCATGCTTGGCCGACGACTCGCCGTCGCCCCGTCGCGCTCGCATTCGGTTCGCCCGATACTGTTACGAGGCAGCGCGACGCTGATCGGTGCAATTCCGCTCGTTGCCGCGCTCGGCGGCGGATCGTTCGTCTCGCTCTCGACCGCGGCCGGGGTTGTGGGTCTCGCCACGGCGCTCGCCCTCGTGGTCCCAGTCGCTCGGCACTCGGATCGGGCACGGGAGTTGTACGGTCGCGTGCGTTATCCACGGCGGTCGGACTAG
- a CDS encoding acyl-CoA dehydrogenase family protein codes for MDTELPDEHRMVRETVRDFCDAEIEPIAQEIEDEHRFPAEIFEQLADLDMMGVPIDEDYGGLGGDTLMYALVAEELGRVSGSIGLSYVAHTSLASKPIEQFGTDAQKERWLRPLAEGEHLGGWALTEPESGSDASDMNTVAEKEGDEWVVNGTKQFITNASEAGSILVKAVTDPDAGYDGISTFIVDPREDDGFEVSTIWEKMGLNASPTCEIRLEDVRLPEDRLLGEEGEGWNQTKKTLDGGRISIAALSTGLAQGAYEHAKTYSKEREQFGQPISKFDAIRDKVVDMHRKTERARLLTRRAARTYDKGEPVTRESALAKLDASEAAREVAEDAVQVLGGYGYTTDFAPQRFYRDAKLMEIGEGTSEIQHLVIGRELGL; via the coding sequence ATGGACACCGAGCTACCCGACGAGCACCGGATGGTCCGAGAGACCGTCAGAGACTTTTGTGACGCAGAAATCGAACCGATCGCTCAGGAAATCGAGGACGAACACCGATTCCCGGCGGAGATCTTCGAGCAACTCGCCGACCTGGATATGATGGGCGTCCCGATCGACGAGGACTACGGCGGTCTCGGCGGCGACACGCTCATGTACGCGCTGGTCGCCGAGGAACTCGGTCGGGTCTCCGGCTCGATCGGCCTCTCCTACGTCGCGCACACGTCGCTCGCGTCGAAACCTATCGAGCAGTTCGGAACCGACGCCCAGAAGGAACGCTGGCTGCGCCCGCTCGCCGAGGGCGAGCATCTCGGCGGCTGGGCGTTGACCGAACCGGAGAGCGGCTCCGACGCATCGGATATGAACACCGTGGCGGAAAAGGAGGGCGACGAGTGGGTGGTAAACGGCACCAAGCAGTTCATCACCAACGCCTCCGAAGCCGGCTCGATCCTTGTCAAGGCGGTCACAGACCCCGACGCAGGCTACGACGGCATCTCGACGTTCATCGTCGATCCCCGCGAGGACGACGGCTTCGAGGTGAGCACGATCTGGGAGAAGATGGGACTGAACGCCTCGCCGACCTGTGAGATTCGCCTCGAGGACGTCCGGCTCCCCGAAGACCGCCTCCTCGGCGAGGAAGGCGAGGGCTGGAACCAGACGAAGAAGACGCTCGACGGCGGCCGGATCTCGATCGCCGCGCTCTCGACAGGGCTGGCACAGGGTGCTTACGAGCACGCGAAAACGTACAGCAAAGAGCGCGAGCAGTTCGGCCAGCCGATCTCGAAGTTCGATGCCATCCGCGACAAGGTCGTCGATATGCACCGCAAGACCGAGCGAGCGCGACTGCTCACCCGCCGGGCCGCTCGCACCTACGATAAGGGCGAGCCCGTGACCCGTGAGTCCGCGCTCGCGAAACTCGACGCCAGCGAGGCCGCCCGCGAGGTCGCCGAGGACGCCGTCCAGGTGCTCGGCGGCTACGGCTACACCACCGACTTCGCCCCCCAGCGGTTCTATCGGGACGCGAAGCTGATGGAGATCGGCGAGGGAACGAGCGAGATCCAGCATCTCGTGATCGGGCGCGAACTGGGACTGTAG
- a CDS encoding enoyl-CoA hydratase/isomerase family protein yields MESIGTGLAAIDWNDTRADVYLSRPDKRNAMTVDLMCDLTEAFERVDANEDVRAATLLGEGPAFCAGMDLEMMRDRVEPDSGIDRDVFPELLETIEEIRQPVVAGIKRAAPAGAFELTLPCDFRIIGREATYGLLEVRLGTFPHGGGTQRLPRLVGLSNAKEIVMTGEFVDPEDAAEMGLVHEVVDTDAVDERAKAFADGLCDNAPLGLRNAKRALNAALEMPLERGLAYERQLGYELDDTDDYREGFEARLEDREPAFRGE; encoded by the coding sequence ATGGAATCCATCGGCACCGGACTCGCGGCGATCGACTGGAACGATACTCGCGCGGACGTCTATCTCTCGCGACCGGACAAGCGAAACGCGATGACGGTCGACCTCATGTGCGACCTGACCGAGGCGTTCGAACGCGTCGACGCGAACGAGGATGTCCGTGCGGCGACGCTGCTCGGCGAGGGACCCGCCTTCTGTGCCGGCATGGACCTCGAGATGATGCGCGACCGGGTCGAACCCGATTCCGGGATCGATCGCGACGTCTTTCCCGAACTTCTCGAGACCATCGAGGAAATCCGCCAGCCGGTCGTCGCCGGGATCAAACGCGCCGCGCCCGCGGGGGCGTTCGAACTGACGCTCCCCTGTGACTTCCGGATCATCGGCCGCGAGGCGACGTACGGGTTACTCGAGGTCCGACTCGGGACCTTTCCACACGGCGGCGGAACCCAGCGACTGCCGCGACTGGTCGGCCTCTCGAATGCAAAGGAGATCGTCATGACGGGCGAGTTCGTCGACCCCGAGGACGCCGCCGAGATGGGATTAGTTCACGAGGTCGTCGATACCGACGCCGTCGACGAGCGAGCGAAGGCGTTCGCCGACGGCCTCTGTGACAACGCGCCGCTCGGCCTTCGAAACGCCAAACGAGCGCTCAACGCCGCCCTCGAGATGCCCCTCGAGCGGGGGCTGGCCTACGAACGGCAGTTAGGGTACGAGTTGGACGACACCGACGACTACCGCGAGGGGTTCGAAGCGCGACTCGAGGATCGAGAGCCGGCATTTCGTGGCGAATAA
- a CDS encoding DUF6517 family protein, with amino-acid sequence MKRRTVLGGLSIAGLSSLAGCLGLVGMDEHESSPVGVEASVRDETGYAQTDIDDIVVEEEVGASIATETISVTNYMTEHEKSVSIGPLDGQRAAVFIVLTTPQISIAGRNVNPIEDMSAQEIIELVEDNYDDIGDISHDEDGEITILDGETTRSRFDADATFDGHDLPVDLHVSEAVPTDDDDLLVTIGVYPQDLRMQEESNVLELMEGVTADIDTNDDGDDGSDESENGENGDDDADGENGDGGGDDDESEDDDDGILGTLE; translated from the coding sequence ATGAAACGACGAACCGTACTTGGCGGACTCTCCATCGCAGGGCTTTCGAGCCTCGCGGGTTGTCTCGGTCTGGTCGGCATGGACGAACACGAGTCTTCGCCGGTCGGCGTCGAAGCGAGCGTTCGCGACGAGACGGGCTACGCCCAGACCGACATCGACGACATCGTCGTCGAGGAGGAAGTCGGCGCCAGCATCGCCACGGAGACGATCTCCGTCACGAACTACATGACCGAACACGAGAAGTCGGTGAGTATCGGGCCGCTCGACGGCCAGCGCGCGGCCGTTTTCATCGTCCTTACGACGCCACAGATCAGTATCGCCGGGCGAAACGTCAATCCGATCGAAGATATGTCCGCCCAGGAGATCATCGAGTTAGTCGAGGACAACTACGACGATATCGGCGACATCTCCCACGACGAAGACGGCGAGATCACGATCCTCGATGGCGAAACGACCCGGTCCCGGTTCGACGCCGACGCGACGTTCGACGGCCACGACCTTCCGGTCGACCTCCACGTCAGCGAGGCTGTCCCGACCGACGACGACGACCTGCTCGTGACAATCGGCGTCTACCCCCAGGATCTCCGCATGCAAGAAGAGTCGAACGTCCTCGAGCTCATGGAGGGTGTGACTGCGGATATCGATACGAACGACGATGGTGACGACGGAAGCGACGAGAGTGAAAACGGTGAGAACGGCGACGACGATGCAGACGGTGAGAACGGCGACGGTGGTGGCGACGACGATGAGAGTGAAGACGACGACGATGGGATACTCGGTACCCTCGAGTAG
- the glmU gene encoding bifunctional sugar-1-phosphate nucleotidylyltransferase/acetyltransferase, with amino-acid sequence MKAVVLAAGQGTRIRPLSDSVPKPMLPVADRPLVAHTIDAAVDAGADEIVLVIGYEADTVRDYFGAEYRGVPVSYAVQTEQAGTAHAVNTAREHIEGPFAVLNGDNLYDPAAIDRLFTECPAICAIEVEEPRNYGVLSTEGDSVTGIVEKPADPPTNLANAGAYAFPEEARQWLEVPESERGEHEITDVVARVIDEFDVTPVTLERWLDVGRPWELLEANEWKIGNLERRIDGDVSEDAHLEGDVVVEDGATVKPGVVVEGPALIRSGATVGPNAYVRGATLVDEGAKVGHAAEVKNSVLSRDASVSHLSYVGDSVLGRDVNFGAGTNVANLRHDDADIEFTVKGERVSTGRRKFGVVAGDGAKTGINSSLSPGLKLDTGATTLPGETVDRDR; translated from the coding sequence ATGAAAGCAGTCGTTCTCGCGGCGGGTCAGGGCACGCGCATTCGACCACTTTCGGATTCGGTTCCGAAACCGATGCTGCCGGTGGCAGACCGGCCGCTCGTGGCCCACACTATCGACGCTGCGGTCGACGCCGGAGCGGACGAGATCGTCCTCGTAATCGGCTACGAAGCCGACACGGTTCGCGACTATTTCGGCGCGGAGTATCGCGGCGTTCCCGTCAGCTACGCCGTCCAGACCGAACAGGCCGGGACGGCCCACGCCGTCAACACGGCCCGCGAGCACATTGAGGGGCCGTTTGCCGTCCTGAACGGTGACAACCTGTACGATCCCGCGGCGATCGATCGCCTCTTTACCGAGTGCCCGGCTATCTGTGCCATCGAAGTCGAGGAGCCCCGCAACTACGGCGTCCTCAGCACCGAGGGCGACTCGGTCACCGGTATCGTCGAGAAACCCGCCGATCCGCCGACGAACCTCGCCAACGCCGGGGCCTACGCCTTTCCCGAGGAGGCCCGACAGTGGCTCGAGGTCCCCGAAAGCGAGCGCGGCGAACACGAGATCACCGACGTCGTCGCTCGCGTGATCGACGAGTTCGACGTCACGCCCGTCACCCTCGAGCGCTGGCTCGATGTCGGTCGGCCCTGGGAACTACTCGAGGCAAACGAGTGGAAGATCGGCAATCTCGAGCGCCGGATCGACGGCGACGTGAGCGAGGATGCCCACCTCGAAGGCGACGTGGTTGTCGAGGACGGTGCGACGGTGAAGCCGGGGGTCGTCGTCGAGGGGCCGGCGCTGATCCGGTCGGGCGCGACCGTCGGGCCGAACGCCTACGTACGCGGGGCGACTCTGGTCGACGAGGGAGCGAAGGTCGGCCACGCCGCGGAGGTGAAAAACAGCGTGCTCTCTCGAGACGCGTCGGTGAGTCACCTCTCTTACGTCGGCGACAGCGTGCTCGGCCGTGACGTCAACTTCGGAGCCGGCACGAACGTCGCGAACCTCCGGCACGACGACGCGGATATCGAGTTCACCGTGAAAGGCGAGCGGGTGTCGACCGGACGGCGAAAGTTCGGCGTCGTCGCCGGCGACGGCGCGAAGACGGGCATCAACTCGAGTCTGTCGCCCGGACTGAAACTCGATACCGGCGCGACGACGCTGCCCGGTGAGACGGTCGATCGGGATCGGTAG
- a CDS encoding RIO1 family regulatory kinase/ATPase domain-containing protein: protein MDIRRLARGNVEWDRLERVIRTLADRYDREEVRVEFLEADNWLSTPCVIDERWFVKIVSRQNALVHAVLTTGRNVGAVSAGTGGFFGRFDTPREMVEHEYEATERMREIGINAPQPIEAFEVNGLGVLVLEYLPEFRSLDDAPDWLVAERATELFDMLATLRDHGMAHGDLRAENILLCEGEFYFIDATNVHDDRVGETTAYDLACALAVLEPRIGARDAVQAAATVYESEELLSARRFLDFVRLRPDHEFDSTTLRTELEAAADQGQR, encoded by the coding sequence ATGGATATCCGCCGGCTAGCGCGAGGAAACGTCGAGTGGGATCGCCTCGAGCGCGTGATCCGGACGCTGGCGGATCGGTACGACCGCGAGGAGGTTCGTGTCGAGTTTCTCGAGGCCGACAACTGGCTGTCGACGCCCTGCGTGATCGACGAGCGGTGGTTCGTCAAGATCGTCTCGCGGCAGAACGCGCTCGTCCACGCGGTGTTGACGACGGGGCGGAACGTCGGCGCGGTCTCGGCGGGCACCGGTGGCTTCTTCGGTCGGTTCGATACGCCCCGGGAGATGGTCGAACACGAGTACGAGGCAACCGAACGGATGCGCGAAATCGGCATCAACGCACCCCAGCCGATCGAGGCCTTCGAGGTCAACGGATTGGGCGTGCTCGTCCTCGAGTATCTGCCGGAGTTCCGGTCGCTGGACGATGCGCCGGACTGGCTCGTCGCCGAGCGCGCGACGGAACTGTTCGACATGCTGGCCACCCTCCGGGATCACGGCATGGCCCACGGCGACCTGCGCGCCGAAAACATCCTGCTGTGTGAAGGCGAGTTCTACTTCATCGACGCGACCAACGTCCACGACGACCGAGTCGGCGAGACCACCGCCTACGATCTCGCCTGTGCGCTGGCCGTCCTTGAGCCCCGCATCGGGGCTCGAGACGCCGTCCAGGCGGCCGCGACGGTCTACGAATCGGAAGAACTCCTCTCGGCGCGCCGGTTTCTCGATTTCGTCCGCCTCCGTCCAGACCACGAGTTCGACTCGACGACGTTACGGACCGAACTCGAGGCGGCGGCCGATCAGGGGCAGCGCTGA
- a CDS encoding DUF7544 domain-containing protein, which translates to MDAIDDLSDALETTRNFLTPVSLGLWVKLAIVVFFVSSLGMGGPTIPGGDVGTFADEPMFEEETPGEVEEFEEEFPLEELLLVLLVVGGIVLLLWLLYAIISAVMQFVFIESLRSTEVHVRRYFKTNLGNGLRLFLFRVGLLLVAGVLGTAPALAIWLQGGFDALSGALVALYALYGIGLFLVYSLTRRFTDEFVAPVMLLEDRGVLGGWRRFWSTLTGNWTEYLVYLILVWILSLAVTIAVWFVLAFGVLALLIPFAIVIFLLILAAGEIGAILSVLVGIVAFLTILLFVALVWTPITTYFQYYALLLLGDTNDDLDLIPEQRAAVRSDGGKPVGRNGTQAGDARDDRDRLDRDERRATDDGREWDDDSDPWSDADETDDPDPWDDSSESDDRDDDRGW; encoded by the coding sequence ATGGATGCGATCGACGATCTCAGCGACGCACTTGAGACGACTCGGAACTTCCTGACGCCGGTCAGTCTGGGGCTGTGGGTCAAACTCGCGATCGTCGTCTTCTTCGTGAGTTCGCTGGGGATGGGGGGCCCAACGATCCCCGGCGGGGACGTCGGCACGTTCGCCGACGAGCCGATGTTCGAGGAAGAGACGCCTGGCGAGGTCGAGGAGTTCGAAGAAGAGTTCCCGCTCGAAGAACTCCTCTTGGTGCTACTGGTCGTTGGCGGAATCGTCCTGTTGCTCTGGCTACTGTACGCGATCATCAGCGCCGTGATGCAGTTCGTCTTCATCGAGTCGCTCCGGTCGACCGAGGTCCACGTGAGACGTTACTTCAAGACGAACCTCGGGAACGGGCTCCGATTGTTCCTGTTCAGAGTCGGCTTGCTGCTCGTCGCCGGGGTTCTCGGAACTGCGCCGGCACTGGCGATCTGGCTGCAGGGCGGGTTCGATGCCCTCTCGGGCGCTCTCGTCGCGCTGTACGCGCTGTACGGCATTGGACTGTTTCTGGTCTACTCGCTCACCCGACGGTTCACCGACGAGTTCGTCGCGCCCGTCATGTTGCTCGAGGATCGGGGCGTCCTCGGCGGCTGGCGACGATTCTGGTCGACGTTGACGGGCAACTGGACGGAGTACCTGGTCTACCTGATTCTCGTCTGGATCCTCTCGCTCGCGGTTACCATCGCCGTCTGGTTCGTGCTGGCGTTCGGGGTGCTTGCACTGCTGATCCCCTTCGCCATCGTGATCTTCCTGCTGATACTCGCCGCGGGCGAGATCGGCGCGATTCTGTCTGTGTTGGTCGGCATCGTCGCATTCCTTACTATTCTGCTGTTCGTCGCGCTCGTCTGGACGCCGATCACGACCTACTTCCAGTACTACGCGCTGTTGTTGCTCGGCGATACCAACGATGACCTCGATCTCATCCCCGAGCAGCGCGCCGCAGTTCGGTCCGACGGCGGGAAGCCAGTCGGGCGAAACGGCACGCAGGCCGGTGACGCTCGAGACGACCGCGACCGGTTGGACCGCGACGAGCGTCGAGCGACCGACGACGGGCGCGAGTGGGACGACGACTCGGATCCGTGGAGTGACGCGGACGAGACGGACGACCCGGACCCGTGGGACGACTCGAGCGAATCGGACGACCGCGACGACGACCGCGGCTGGTAA
- a CDS encoding DUF7839 domain-containing protein: MVDVLDNKRAATRFRILVQIAERQPAVSQGEIAGEVGVTSQAVSEYIRELVDDGLVEKEGRSRYRVTPEGVDVLFRTADDVRRFADHVTGDVLGAMSEAAYIATDDIAEGDTVTLSVRDGLLHATPSSEGPATGVATTDADAGTDVGVTSFEGVMELEPGSVTVLQIPAVRTGGSRDVDSTVLSEHCEESDLVVAAGVEAVVACRQAGCDPAVPFAAGEVAAEGAERGLEVAAVATTNEVGRVTDTLRDADVSYEVLEG, encoded by the coding sequence ATGGTCGACGTCCTCGACAACAAGCGGGCCGCAACGCGGTTTCGGATCCTCGTCCAGATCGCCGAGCGCCAACCCGCCGTCAGCCAGGGAGAGATCGCCGGGGAAGTCGGCGTGACGAGTCAGGCCGTCAGCGAGTACATCCGTGAACTCGTCGACGACGGCCTCGTGGAAAAGGAAGGCCGCTCGCGGTACCGCGTCACGCCGGAAGGCGTCGACGTGCTCTTTCGAACCGCCGACGACGTCCGCCGGTTCGCCGACCACGTCACCGGCGACGTGCTCGGAGCGATGAGCGAGGCGGCCTACATCGCGACGGACGACATCGCGGAGGGCGACACCGTCACCCTCTCGGTTCGAGACGGGTTGCTTCACGCGACCCCCAGCAGCGAGGGGCCGGCGACGGGCGTCGCGACGACCGACGCCGACGCCGGCACCGACGTCGGCGTTACGAGTTTCGAGGGCGTTATGGAACTCGAGCCGGGCTCCGTCACCGTCCTGCAGATCCCCGCGGTTCGCACCGGTGGGAGTCGCGACGTCGACTCGACGGTGCTCTCGGAGCACTGTGAGGAGTCCGATCTCGTCGTCGCCGCCGGCGTCGAGGCCGTCGTCGCCTGCCGACAGGCCGGTTGCGATCCGGCCGTCCCGTTCGCGGCCGGCGAGGTCGCCGCCGAAGGTGCTGAACGCGGTCTCGAGGTGGCCGCGGTCGCCACCACCAACGAAGTCGGTCGAGTCACGGATACGCTTCGAGACGCGGATGTCTCCTACGAAGTGCTCGAGGGGTAG
- a CDS encoding aldehyde dehydrogenase family protein, which yields MSQQATEQEYGHYIGGEWTDGDGDTFDSRNPATGETLATFRRGTVDDVDAALEAAEDAFDEWRSLSYIDRAEYLWDIYHELRERHEELGEIVTKECGKEISEGKADVTEAWHMVEWAAGNARHPHGDVVPSEVGAKDAYMRRKPRGVIGCITPWNFPVAIPFWHMAIALVEGNTVVWKPAEQTPWCGQTIAEMMDDAGIPEGVFNMVQGFGDAGAAITDDERVDTVLFTGSAEVGHEISGKVGGEPGKLAACEMGGKNGIIVTEEADLDIAVHSAIMSSFKTTGQRCVSSERLIVHTDVYDEFTERYVDIAADIAVGDPLEEDTFMGPAIEADHVEKIRKHNKLAEQEGAEVLVDRFELGDEEIPEGHEEGHWVGPFVYEIEYDTDLRCLQEECFGPHVALVEYDGEIDRALEIHNDTPYGLAGAIISEDYRQLNAFRDRADLGLAYANLPCIGAEVQLPFGGVKKSGNGYPSAREAIEAVTERTAWTLNNSKEIEMAQGLSADITMGED from the coding sequence ATGAGCCAGCAAGCCACAGAGCAGGAGTACGGCCACTACATCGGCGGAGAGTGGACTGATGGAGATGGAGACACGTTCGACAGCCGGAACCCGGCTACCGGCGAGACGTTGGCGACGTTCCGGCGCGGAACGGTCGACGATGTCGACGCGGCCCTCGAGGCCGCCGAAGACGCCTTCGACGAGTGGCGGTCGCTCTCCTACATCGATCGCGCGGAGTACCTCTGGGACATCTACCACGAACTGCGCGAGCGCCACGAGGAACTCGGCGAGATCGTCACGAAAGAGTGCGGGAAGGAGATTTCGGAAGGGAAAGCGGACGTGACTGAAGCCTGGCACATGGTCGAGTGGGCCGCGGGCAATGCCCGACATCCCCACGGCGATGTCGTTCCGAGCGAGGTCGGGGCGAAAGACGCCTACATGCGGCGCAAACCCCGCGGTGTCATCGGCTGTATTACCCCGTGGAACTTCCCCGTCGCGATCCCCTTCTGGCACATGGCGATCGCCCTCGTAGAGGGCAACACCGTCGTCTGGAAGCCCGCAGAGCAGACGCCGTGGTGCGGCCAGACTATCGCCGAGATGATGGACGACGCGGGGATTCCCGAGGGCGTCTTCAACATGGTCCAGGGCTTTGGTGACGCCGGCGCGGCGATCACGGACGACGAGCGCGTCGACACCGTCCTCTTCACCGGCTCCGCGGAGGTCGGCCACGAGATCTCGGGCAAGGTCGGCGGCGAACCCGGCAAACTCGCGGCCTGCGAAATGGGCGGCAAGAACGGAATCATCGTCACCGAGGAAGCAGACCTCGACATCGCCGTCCACTCCGCGATCATGTCGTCGTTCAAGACGACCGGGCAGCGCTGCGTCTCCTCCGAGCGCCTGATCGTCCACACGGACGTCTACGACGAGTTCACGGAGCGATACGTCGATATCGCCGCGGATATCGCGGTCGGCGACCCCCTCGAGGAGGACACGTTCATGGGACCGGCGATCGAGGCCGACCACGTCGAGAAGATCCGCAAGCACAACAAACTGGCCGAACAGGAGGGGGCCGAGGTGCTGGTCGACCGCTTCGAACTCGGCGACGAGGAGATTCCCGAGGGCCACGAAGAGGGCCACTGGGTCGGGCCGTTCGTCTACGAGATCGAGTACGACACCGACCTGCGCTGTCTGCAAGAGGAGTGTTTCGGCCCGCACGTTGCCCTCGTCGAGTACGACGGGGAGATCGACCGCGCGCTCGAGATCCACAACGACACGCCGTACGGACTCGCCGGGGCGATCATCTCGGAGGACTACCGCCAGCTCAACGCTTTCCGCGACCGGGCCGACCTCGGGCTCGCGTACGCGAACCTGCCGTGTATCGGTGCGGAGGTCCAGTTGCCCTTCGGCGGCGTCAAGAAGTCCGGGAACGGCTACCCGAGCGCACGCGAGGCCATCGAGGCCGTCACCGAACGGACCGCCTGGACGCTCAACAATTCCAAAGAGATCGAGATGGCCCAGGGGCTGTCGGCCGATATCACGATGGGCGAGGACTGA
- a CDS encoding DUF2092 domain-containing protein, whose translation MKRTHLSTVVVALLLVTAGCLGAVGSGDDDASVDDSGDEELPEAELPDADELLEAAVNAESNVETVQGIQTITMDDGTETVTTTQEVWERGPDQYRADIVEADEPEPIDVIVSDGSTIWMYDEDDNEAVQMELGFDQADEEALNDGFADAFTADTDASVEGTDTVADRDVYVLELTGDGDDALYESATLWIDQETDYPLKQEITPAVGESVTTTMAFEEVTFDEEIDDEIFTFEPPEDAEIREFDDLMPQQYADVDAADADVPFDVPQPDVPAEYTLESVLAGENMVGWSATLQYTDDTGSFLTVGVADEAQDPVFEPDSDPLEIDDVDATIREVTETRTIVEWEDDGLTYTVGGELTADELIEIAESIVH comes from the coding sequence ATGAAACGAACGCATCTTTCGACAGTGGTCGTCGCCCTCCTGTTGGTCACCGCCGGCTGTCTCGGCGCGGTAGGATCCGGAGACGACGACGCGAGCGTCGACGACAGTGGCGACGAGGAACTGCCCGAAGCGGAACTACCCGATGCCGATGAGTTGCTCGAGGCCGCAGTCAACGCCGAATCGAACGTGGAGACCGTCCAGGGGATCCAGACGATAACGATGGACGACGGAACGGAGACCGTCACGACGACCCAGGAGGTCTGGGAACGAGGGCCGGATCAGTACCGGGCTGACATCGTCGAAGCGGACGAGCCCGAGCCAATCGACGTAATTGTATCCGACGGCTCGACGATCTGGATGTACGACGAGGACGACAACGAGGCCGTTCAGATGGAACTCGGCTTCGATCAGGCCGACGAGGAAGCATTGAACGACGGCTTCGCCGACGCCTTCACGGCCGACACGGACGCGTCGGTTGAGGGAACCGATACCGTCGCCGACCGCGACGTCTACGTCCTCGAACTCACCGGCGACGGCGACGACGCGCTCTACGAGTCGGCGACCCTCTGGATCGACCAGGAGACCGACTACCCCCTGAAACAGGAGATCACGCCCGCAGTCGGCGAGTCGGTGACGACGACCATGGCGTTCGAGGAGGTCACCTTCGATGAGGAGATCGACGACGAGATCTTTACGTTCGAACCGCCGGAGGACGCCGAGATTCGGGAGTTCGACGATCTCATGCCCCAGCAGTACGCGGACGTCGACGCCGCCGACGCCGACGTGCCGTTCGACGTTCCACAGCCTGACGTTCCCGCCGAGTATACGCTCGAGAGCGTACTCGCCGGAGAGAACATGGTGGGCTGGAGCGCGACGCTGCAGTACACCGACGACACGGGCTCGTTCCTGACCGTCGGTGTCGCCGACGAGGCGCAGGACCCCGTCTTCGAACCCGACAGCGACCCCCTCGAGATCGACGATGTCGACGCGACGATCCGCGAGGTTACCGAGACGAGAACGATCGTCGAGTGGGAAGATGACGGACTCACCTACACCGTCGGCGGGGAACTCACGGCGGACGAACTGATCGAGATCGCCGAATCGATCGTTCACTGA